TCACCAAAATGTTTCCCCCCTAAAAATAACTATGTCCCacaatttgataaaatacataaaacaaaaattaaaagtggTTGTACACGCTGCGTGTGGCAGTCAAGTAGCGTTGCGCGCAAGCGCATAACGTAAAATCACAAATTTTGGAGGgctataatttctaaaataatagtttctggtaaaaacaatttaaaccatcgttttaaataaaaaaacaacaagtcttttaaaaaaaaaaaacatttgaaaatcatGAGGGTGTTGgtaaagtgcatattattttgttcccTACTTTATGATTCTAATTTATagataatcaatacatttacaaccaaaaactatatggttatgacttatgataacTCTGCAGGGGATGCCATGGCATATTCACGGCATCCCCCCTGAGCACGCCTATGATGGTGTCCTCTAAAGTCTTAAGAGAATATTATGAACTGTTATAAAAACTTTAAGCATAATAGTACAGACGTATAGGTAcagtattgaatttaaatatttgataaattgttagttaaacttattttttttatgtttttaagaaaattcaTACAGGCTTTTGAAATTAAGAGGGGGTAGAGTCACACTAAAATGTCGATACtaattaacgatttttttaagtagtcctcttacattttataatatatattaaaaggttagataaataaataattataaaatatatcgtggGGGGGGATATAACATATGCTCAGCACTATCAAAACAACTCACCTCAAGTTTCTGAATGAGGCATGGGGGCATTTTAGACTTGGCCGCAATGTAGATACCACTATACTATGATTCGCTGTCTTTTTAGAGAAGCCTCTTTCTTTTTTCAGAGTTCTCTTCTCCCCATCACCCACCTAAATCATAAGTGAGTACATTCGATAATGATGTTTTATGCTTCATTTAGAAACTGATCAAgtgttaaacaatacaaataaaataggaGTCTTGATCTTTAATGTAGGAGTGCAgtgaggttatgaattaaaaaatagcagacttggCCACAATATATATTTCACTACTTTATAGGCCGACTTTTTTGGGAGGGAGTTTAGAACTTGGCCTTTTTTTACCGTTAGGTTTTTGTTGGGgatatcatttaattttgcGGGCTTCGGCATCGTGGACggcgtgttattattattattattttttttttatatgtcgtAAATTTTCTCTTGTTACTTGTAAGACCGTTTGGGTTTCTGTTAGGGAGCTGAGAAATTGGACTCTTGAGGGTTGTCAATACCAGACAAAGATAGCCAAGTCCgatcttttatttttcgttGTCGAGACTTTTTATATAGAATACTGAATAGTTGTTAAGTCTGGCCTATACAAAGTTCTTAGACGGTCGTGGCTTTTTCGGTAACTCCCTCTTTggattatacaaaataatgataattcagTGATAATAATTCCATTCAATTCATAAGAGTACGTCATTTTTCATCAATGTTTTCTTATGACGTTATCACGTAAAATTATCGTTCGTAAACCGacgaatactattaaaatatactgtatttgaataattatattatattttgtatttgaataagataaatttacgaaaattttattatgttttaaaaatatatatataactaagtCAACTACAAACAATTTCTTATTACCATATTGCAACGCTTTTTGAAAGTAAACGTTTATGCATGCTAAGCGCGCCACTTCATGCGTTTGAAAATACTCTGGAGCggaattaattttgaaaaaaatttaatttttagatttttcccttTAGTTACACTGTAAAACCTACCTTTGTGCCAAATTTCACGTTTTTACTCATACGGGAAGTATCTcataattttgatgatcagtGAATGAGCGAGTCAGTAACAATATTGCAAATTTTTAATCCTTCCATTTTGAAATGACACAATATTAAGGGCTCATTTTCTTACAGCGTCCTATGCTATTCGAGATtaatctgtgttttaaatttcaaaagtttaccTTTAGAGGAAGCAGATATATATGGGTTAGAAAAACTGGGCGAATTGGTTCGTGTAAAAATACACATTGCTGGAACTTGGCCGGGTGCACTGCCGTGTGCTcagatattaattcaacttataggctacaataaataatataataacaatatcaaataataaaatatgcagactgacaaatcgtttccgcttagaatcgtttttcgtatacaatgatacctattatatcattgaaatcaaatttattacaatCCATTATTCAGTGagccacttataacctactgcacagcagagcgacatacacttacccgctttttaatGTGATTAACAAAGTGTTAacaattaaaatcccatttttagcggtttttcgtaatttgtcggtggttttccCCGTGgcattaataaataactattgagaaaatcgaaaaatggcCTTTTTAAAGAACCTagtatcttgatccaatttgttaCAATAAGATAGTAGatcctatattatgttgaaatcgaagcactgcttctggtagaaattttgtttacgggataaaaaaaaaaaaataaacactataattttattgtaaaactactGTCTAGCTTCAACCTTCCTCCGGCCACCGCTTACAATCTAAAAGAGAGTGATAAGATTTTgaccgaaaaatgataagagtgGTTATACGGTGGTTACCCAGTGACCAACTTGAGGTGATTGTTCTATGCTAGTGGTGGTGTTGCAATGTTATGTCTCATAGCAAGTCAGGATATCAGAATCAGATCAACAGATCAATGCTAAAGTTGTAAATTGAGTGTTGACTATTTACATTTgactattaaacaatttaacatcaggtacctattaatttatatagtatacctaaatatattcaattttacttTAGTGTTTAATTACTAtagttatttgattattatttatttgtaaattatctcCATCTTTTTAACCAGAAAGATaacttactattatagtaataatactataataggagagacacttatattttattaaaatataaaatatctactttTGTCATCAGATATGGCTGACGCATTTGACAAACTTCGTATGATGGAAGATGAAATGAACAagtaattgaaaacattttacaatgtaataatttttttttttcttaatggtTTAATGTTTGTTTTAGATTTGAAGAAGAAATTGGGATACCCAACTATATGGATGGAACACCTGGTGCTCAATCATATGGTAATGCtggtaattataaattgatataatatatctcaCCTCAAagtttatattagatataatatttttgaaaaaattacctttaaaatatattattaagttatagaaAATACCTATTCCAATTTCCGAttaatacctattgaaaattCTGGAACTGTCTGTGACGTAATAATGAAGAGAAAACAAGTCTTGTAAGTTTTGTATTCAACTTAAGACAAAGGTGCTAGTCATCAAAccgtattttaattgaaatatttatctatatgaataaatgaattacttaattacttaatcctatatcatacataatctttgtttttaaatgattatctttttttttaaataatgatgattgaaatgaaaaaaatatatcatttaaataatttgaagtcaatacctatatttttcataaaatgtatagcagttttcagttattaataaagtaaatactATAGTATCATAGGTTAACAGTTTAacggttttaaatatttatcaatatgatGAATCATGTTATACATTCTTAACTAGGGCCTGGAATCTGATACATTTgcattgttctttttttttaatttaataaaatacatagtaaTTTGATATGTTgttaaattgtatgaatattacaatagtatttttttaaaatattttggtgattttatatatttttcttaatgttAAAGGCTAAGATAAATATACTATAGCTGTTTCTTATTATCGTATCATAAAAGTTGGTTGTTTTGTGGTGcacaaaatttatataaatactgagataaatacctaacattttttttattattgttaaagggtataagattattttcagtattatattatcaatagtttaataaattgtcaaatattCTAACCTGAGAAAttcttaaattcataaaataagatACTCTATGTTATTCTTTTTATGGTTTAACgtattaacacattttaaattattaattactaagcGAACTTGGTTAACTCGAAATTGGGAAAGGCAAAAAAGTATGAGttattcaagtataataaaataataaaaagttctaGGAACCAGGAAAAACTTCAAGGTATCAGAGATTTCGAGTCAACCAAGATCGactgtattaataaaattagacttagtggtaattataataataaagaataatgaataaaaaaatctgaGGAAGTTAAACAGCTGTATAGAAGGTGTCTAGTATTCTTTGTCATTGAGTACTTAatactatttaactatttgggtaacatagttaaaataaaattgggtAACACTTGTAAACATTACAAATTTGTGTCACCAAATTTTACCACTGATTATCTCTTAAAGACCACAGTCATAATTATTGCCAGgcatataagtaatttatttatgaaatagtaGCAGACTTTGAGGTGCTAGTTCGGTATGCGCTCTACAGACAAGTTTCTGTTTTGGTATGCGCTCTACGCCTCTACATACCTacgtcgtttttattttattactttccGGATGAGCTCTATacgtcgtttttattttattattttccggaTGAGCTCTATAcgccgtttttattttattattttattattggcttTCATTCACGTTCTGGATGTCTTCTAGCATGGCAAGAAAAAGGTCCGGCCTGTCTCGACGGTAAAGTCGCCAGCAATAATGGTCAAGATGAGACTGCAAATGACTTAAAGGAACACCTCTCAtttcctttaataatttaatttttgcatcTAACCATGACCATGCAAAAAAAGTGTGGGCTCCTGTATTTGCATCGACACATGACATTTGGTAATTTACCGTATTGTGTACAAAACCACGGCTTGTGAGACACCTATATGCAGCCCATTCATCAGAATGAATTTCTGATTCTGCCTCGCATTCACGTTCTATTATCGGTAGCAGTGTTTCTCGATTGTGTCGACGAACATAAAAATAACGGCAATCGTTTCCATTTTTTAAACCAAATACCCAGGGGCCATCTACTTGTGCACCATGATTTCGGTtattaatacaacatttatatcTCTCAAGGAGGGAGGAGCGTCTCCAGCTAATAATCTACTCCTATTGTACTTCCTTCGGCCAGAGAAACGAGCTTCGTCAATTTGAATTGGATTTTGTGCATTTCCAACCATTTTTCTTTTTGTCTTCAAAACAGCTGTACATACTTCTCTGCACATATTAAACCCATCGGTAGCACACTGCTTGCTTCTTCCCGTACGATCCATTACCATTTGTGTAGGCAATTccaatacaaacataaatacaaGTTCCACAATTTCCATTAAGTCTTAACCCACAGTTGCAACGTTGGCTCAAGtcagtaaaatgaaaaaatctgCTGCCAGCTCGTGCTGATCTTGTTGTCTGACAGCCTCTTTTTGGACACTGAAAATGGACATCCATTCCCCATCACAGCATTTCCGTCGTTTTACTTGCATTTCTGTGTCGCATTTATGACAAGGGACGTTGTCTTCGGCACTTTTCAACAATCCTTTCTCAACTAGAAAACCATGACACATGATCTCATTTGCCACTACTATAGTATAAAACTTACGAAATCACAGCCAtcacaattaacaaataatacacaaaaaaaaaacaaaatattttactcgtaATGATGCTCGTAAGCGCTGGAAAACGACTGTAATAAAACTTGCAGTAGGTAATAGAATTTAAGGTACTGAAAATCAAAGATAAGATAATAAAGTCGAAAGAAAAAcccaacatattatgtataaaaatgaggCAGATAACGCATGACCAACCTAGTGTAGAACGGCAAAACCTGTAGAGCGCATACCGAATTAGCACCGACTTTGATCGGTCCCTGCCATCAATACCTATAGATAAAACCTAAGCCATTATTCCCTGTTATTTAAAGcatctttttaaaatactttcaaGTCATCTAGTTCTGGGCCCTAGTcataacaattcaaaataataaaattaataatgattgtcCGGTGCTAGTAGGTGCTACGTAGGTATGTAGAGGCGTAGACCGCATACCAAAACAGAAACTTGTCTGTAGAGCGCATACCGAACTATCACCGATTGTCCtaatttgtttaatgttatttattcatttattatttattagcaattaacttatttaagtactattatattatattatatattttgtttagataATTATTCAATGATGGgacaacaaaatacaattacctcccaaggatataataatatgcgaccATCGTTCTCTAACAACCAAATGCTATTACAGCAACCTCAACGGAGATTTAATGTCAAAGTAGACAAAACAATTGGTCCTGTTATTCTCAGGTATATATTGATTGTTTCTTTTCAGTTTCCAGTAGACATTAATTAACGGTTTTATTATTCTAACCTCTAAtataaatgtcattataatatgcaagtatgccattaaaaaataaggtaatagtaatattatcttttataaatacttaattgctacttaatattttcttaaatctactttattatataattatttgaaatttattattatacactagtaaattttataatgttgacAATAGCTGTTGACAATATACAGATTTGTTATTTATTCCTtgacttaattaaattttattgtagcCATAtagactgtaaaataaaaataattgtttgcaaTTTTATCAATGtaagattaaataatttcattaaaaatttattatttataagaaaaaaaattatgattaataacaatattatgtgtttgtaaTAGAAGAAGATAGTAATAGTAAAATcccatttacatttaaatttgtttctaccaatatgatatacaaatatatatatttttaaaattaaactcatGTATTTTAGTGGTGCTCCCAAACTGTATACATCTAAACCTGAACCACCTCAACTACCCTCAAATGATTTGATGATTAAAGCAgaagatatattaaaaatgactaCAAGCATCAATCCGTTAAAAAAAGAATCTAAGAAGCCACAACCCACAATATTGCCTGGTAAAGAAATGGCAGAGGCTGTTAAAGCAACATCTAAAACAGTTGTGGTATCAGCTGGAGGTAATGCTGTTGCCGCAGCTGAATGTGCTGCGTCAATTCCAAATCAATCTGCCAAAagcaaaggaaaaaaaaataagaagtttATACGAACTTCTGGAGGACAAGTATGGGAAGATCAAACGCTATCTGAATGGGACGAAGGTATgccttttaagtattaataaactgtagctatcaattatatatattttcaagtacAGTAGAATCCGCTTAAAGGGGACACCTGCTTAATGAGGACATTAATGACAGGCCCGAATGAATGTATTGTATGTAAAATTCTTTGGTTAATCGAGACAGTCTGGATAATGGGGAAAAATAGGTCACCGCCCGATGTGTCCCAATTAAGCGGATTCGACtgtacaaataaaagtatatatatatttttgatttggaATAGGtgatctaaatttaaattttgttttcagaCGATTTTCGATTGTTTTGTGGGGATTTAGGCAATGATGTCACTGATGAATTATTAGCTCGAACGTTTAGTCGATATCCTTCATTCCAAAAAGCCCGTGTAGTACGTGATCGCCGCACTATGAAAACCCGAGGTTTTGGGTTTGTATCGTTCAAAGACCCAGCAGACTTTATTAAGGCTACAAAAGAACTCaatggtattgatttttttt
This portion of the Acyrthosiphon pisum isolate AL4f chromosome A1, pea_aphid_22Mar2018_4r6ur, whole genome shotgun sequence genome encodes:
- the LOC100158753 gene encoding RNA-binding protein 42 isoform X3 produces the protein MMGQQNTITSQGYNNMRPSFSNNQMLLQQPQRRFNVKVDKTIGPVILSGAPKLYTSKPEPPQLPSNDLMIKAEDILKMTTSINPLKKESKKPQPTILPGKEMAEAVKATSKTVVVSAGGNAVAAAECAASIPNQSAKSKGKKNKKFIRTSGGQVWEDQTLSEWDEDDFRLFCGDLGNDVTDELLARTFSRYPSFQKARVVRDRRTMKTRGFGFVSFKDPADFIKATKELNGRYVGSRPIKLRKSMWKNRSLEVTKKKEKEKAALINLLTGQSS
- the LOC100158753 gene encoding RNA-binding protein 42 isoform X1; translation: MADAFDKLRMMEDEMNKFEEEIGIPNYMDGTPGAQSYGNADNYSMMGQQNTITSQGYNNMRPSFSNNQMLLQQPQRRFNVKVDKTIGPVILSGAPKLYTSKPEPPQLPSNDLMIKAEDILKMTTSINPLKKESKKPQPTILPGKEMAEAVKATSKTVVVSAGGNAVAAAECAASIPNQSAKSKGKKNKKFIRTSGGQVWEDQTLSEWDEDDFRLFCGDLGNDVTDELLARTFSRYPSFQKARVVRDRRTMKTRGFGFVSFKDPADFIKATKELNGRYVGSRPIKLRKSMWKNRSLEVTKKKEKEKAALINLLTGQSS
- the LOC100158753 gene encoding RNA-binding protein 42 isoform X2; the encoded protein is MADAFDKLRMMEDEMNKFEEEIGIPNYMDGTPGAQSYDNYSMMGQQNTITSQGYNNMRPSFSNNQMLLQQPQRRFNVKVDKTIGPVILSGAPKLYTSKPEPPQLPSNDLMIKAEDILKMTTSINPLKKESKKPQPTILPGKEMAEAVKATSKTVVVSAGGNAVAAAECAASIPNQSAKSKGKKNKKFIRTSGGQVWEDQTLSEWDEDDFRLFCGDLGNDVTDELLARTFSRYPSFQKARVVRDRRTMKTRGFGFVSFKDPADFIKATKELNGRYVGSRPIKLRKSMWKNRSLEVTKKKEKEKAALINLLTGQSS